One genomic window of Evansella cellulosilytica DSM 2522 includes the following:
- a CDS encoding GerMN domain-containing protein, which produces MRRLKLKSGWLLIVAAAVTLTACGSDPVDDVLQEIDPPQQINFVDEEEGLEVDLVVEEDGDQSSSTTDMDGDGVADEAEEKGGTVSETVMRELYLVDSNGLVAPQSVNLPRGDSELEGIVQYLVQGGPVTELLPNGFQAVLPSGTEILNAEVQQGTATLNLSEQFTEYHPQQEMQILQALTWTVTQLDGVDSLKLQLDGEELSMMPQNGTPISSSGYTRNHGINLEMSDQADLVNTKSVVLYFLSQTDDQTYYVPVTRRVNQDDDLYEAVVGELIKGPGMMSPLLTEFSNGVELLDAPQLANGTLTLNFNEALLNMSEGTALSEYVLNMIVYSLTEQPTVENVSLQVDSESSIEVNSGETLTEPVARPNMVNTGEY; this is translated from the coding sequence ATGCGTCGCCTAAAATTAAAATCAGGGTGGTTGCTAATCGTTGCGGCTGCTGTTACACTCACAGCTTGTGGTTCGGATCCAGTTGATGATGTTTTACAAGAGATCGATCCTCCACAACAAATAAACTTTGTGGATGAAGAGGAAGGACTTGAAGTTGATCTAGTGGTAGAGGAAGATGGTGATCAATCCTCTAGTACTACAGACATGGATGGAGACGGGGTTGCTGACGAGGCCGAAGAAAAAGGTGGAACTGTCAGTGAAACTGTTATGAGAGAATTGTACTTAGTGGATAGCAATGGCTTAGTTGCTCCTCAAAGTGTAAATCTTCCTAGGGGAGATAGTGAATTAGAGGGGATTGTACAATACTTAGTTCAAGGTGGTCCGGTTACTGAATTATTGCCAAATGGATTTCAAGCTGTACTCCCATCAGGTACAGAAATATTAAATGCAGAGGTACAACAAGGAACAGCTACATTAAATCTTTCTGAGCAATTTACTGAATATCATCCACAACAGGAAATGCAAATATTACAAGCGCTCACTTGGACTGTGACACAGCTAGACGGTGTTGATAGCTTGAAGCTGCAATTAGATGGAGAAGAATTATCTATGATGCCTCAAAATGGTACTCCGATATCTTCTTCCGGTTATACAAGGAATCATGGTATTAACCTAGAGATGAGTGATCAAGCAGACTTAGTCAATACAAAATCAGTTGTTCTTTATTTCTTATCTCAAACAGATGATCAAACATACTATGTGCCTGTAACTCGTCGAGTAAATCAAGACGACGATTTATACGAAGCAGTGGTAGGAGAGTTAATAAAAGGTCCAGGAATGATGTCACCGCTTTTAACTGAATTTTCTAATGGTGTTGAGCTGTTAGATGCTCCTCAGCTTGCGAACGGCACGCTTACACTAAATTTCAACGAGGCACTTTTAAATATGTCTGAAGGAACAGCCCTTTCAGAGTATGTATTGAATATGATTGTTTATTCACTAACGGAACAACCGACTGTTGAAAATGTCTCACTTCAAGTCGATTCAGAATCATCAATCGAAGTAAACTCTGGTGAGACGCTTACTGAACCAGTTGCAAGACCGAATATGGTCAATACTGGAGAATATTAA
- a CDS encoding MarR family winged helix-turn-helix transcriptional regulator gives MTVQIDQVAHIEKSLRRIADIVKQKGREILNEFPITPPQFVALQWLNEKGDMTIGELSSKMYLACSTTTDLVDRMEKNELVERVKDTKDRRVVRIHLLDKGATIIREVIHQRQTYLQGILENFSKEEIDFLEKSLSFLNDEMKRDSETWKSE, from the coding sequence ATGACAGTACAAATAGATCAAGTAGCGCATATTGAAAAGTCATTACGAAGAATTGCGGATATAGTTAAACAAAAAGGGAGAGAGATTTTAAATGAATTCCCAATCACCCCTCCGCAGTTTGTTGCTCTACAGTGGTTAAATGAAAAAGGTGACATGACGATAGGAGAATTATCTTCTAAAATGTATTTAGCTTGCAGTACTACGACTGATTTAGTGGATCGTATGGAAAAAAACGAATTAGTAGAGCGAGTGAAAGATACGAAAGACCGTCGTGTTGTTAGAATTCACCTTTTAGATAAAGGTGCTACAATCATTCGGGAAGTGATTCATCAGCGACAAACATATTTACAAGGAATATTAGAAAACTTTTCCAAAGAGGAAATTGATTTCCTTGAGAAAAGCTTGAGTTTCTTGAACGATGAAATGAAACGTGACTCCGAAACATGGAAGTCAGAGTAA
- the racE gene encoding glutamate racemase translates to MDRPIGVIDSGVGGLTVVSELIRQLPKEEIIYIGDTARCPYGPRPESEVRKYTWEMIDYLLLKDIKMLVIACNTATAVVLEEAKQQLPIPVVGVIHPGTIAALKVTKTDHVGVIGTEGTINSGAYERELTMINHEVKVESLACPNLVPLVERGLFSSDEASEIVKESLAPILSTRIDSLILGCTHYPLLAPVIREIAGEKVEIICSGDETAREVSALLYHQELLFKEERIPKHAFYSTGSSDMFEQIAKQWLLMEDIDVQKIHLHEKPKNSFFIKLNKK, encoded by the coding sequence TTGGATAGACCAATAGGAGTGATTGATTCAGGTGTAGGTGGTCTTACTGTAGTGTCTGAATTAATCCGTCAACTACCGAAGGAAGAAATCATCTATATTGGTGATACTGCACGTTGTCCGTATGGGCCTAGACCAGAGTCTGAAGTGCGTAAATATACATGGGAAATGATTGATTATCTACTATTAAAAGATATAAAGATGCTAGTGATCGCATGTAACACTGCTACAGCTGTTGTGTTAGAAGAAGCGAAACAACAATTGCCAATTCCTGTTGTTGGTGTCATTCACCCAGGGACAATTGCTGCGTTGAAGGTAACTAAAACGGACCATGTAGGTGTAATTGGTACAGAAGGTACGATTAATAGTGGAGCGTACGAGCGTGAGCTGACGATGATTAATCACGAAGTGAAAGTGGAGAGTTTGGCATGTCCAAACTTAGTTCCTCTTGTCGAGAGAGGGTTATTTTCTAGTGATGAGGCGAGTGAGATTGTTAAAGAATCGTTAGCACCAATCTTAAGTACGAGGATTGACAGCTTAATTCTTGGATGTACCCATTATCCATTACTAGCACCTGTTATTAGAGAAATAGCTGGTGAAAAAGTAGAGATCATTTGTTCAGGGGATGAAACTGCAAGAGAGGTAAGTGCATTATTATATCATCAAGAGCTCCTTTTTAAAGAAGAACGTATTCCGAAACATGCCTTTTATTCTACAGGATCGAGTGATATGTTTGAGCAAATAGCTAAACAGTGGTTGCTGATGGAAGATATAGATGTACAAAAAATTCATCTTCATGAAAAGCCTAAAAATAGTTTTTTTATAAAACTTAATAAAAAATAA